The proteins below come from a single Fusarium verticillioides 7600 chromosome 3, whole genome shotgun sequence genomic window:
- a CDS encoding 50S ribosomal protein L4e, with protein sequence MASRPTVSIIGKDGAPTGATHTIPAVFTSPIRPDIVQQVHTGIAKNKRQPYAVSEKAGHQTSAESWGTGRAVARIPRVSGGGTHRAGQAAFGNMCRSGRMFAPTKIWRKWHIKVNQGQKRYAVVSALAASAAVPLLQARGHQVNSVPEVPLVVDSAVFEGAAIAKTAAAFGLLKAVGAGPDIEKVKGSKKLRAGKGKLRGRRHRQRRGPLVIYDPETDGKELVTAFRNITGVETSPVTALNLLQLAPGGHLGRFIVWTSAAFKALDEIYGSTTEASAHKRDFLLPSNVVSQADLTRLINSSEIQSSLNAPKGDAVTRRSAVQKKNPLKNKQVMLRLNPYASVFAQEAQKKQN encoded by the exons ATGGCTTCGCGACCTACCGTCTCTATCATCGGCAAAGATGGTGCTCCCACTGGAGCTACCCACACCATTCCCGCCGTCTTCACCAGCCCGATCCGACCGGACATTGTCCAGCAGGTTCACACCGGTATCGCTAAGAACAAGCGACAGCCTTATGCTGTGAGCGAGAAGGCCGGTCACCAGACCTCTGCCGAGTCTTGGGGAACTG GTCGTGCTGTCGCCCGTATTCCCCGTGTCTCTGGTGGTGGTACTCACCGTGCTGGTCAGGCTGCCTTCGGTAACATGTGTCGTTCCGGTCGCATGTTCGCCCCTACCAAGATCTGGCGCAAGTGgcacatcaaggtcaaccagGGCCAGAA GCGATACGCCGTCGTCTCTGCTCTCGCTGCCTCCGCTGCCGTTCCCCTGCTCCAGGCCCGTGGCCACCAGGTCAACTCCGTCCCCGAGGTTCCTCTGGTTGTCGACTCCGCCGTCTTCGAGGGtgctgccattgccaagACCGCTGCTGCTTTCGGTCTCCTGaaggctgttggtgctggtcccgatatcgagaaggtcaagggctccaagaagctccgTGCTGGTAAGGGCAAGCTCCGTGGCCGACGCCACCGCCAGCGACGTGGCCCTCTTGTCATCTACGACCCTGAGACCGATGGCAAGGAGCTCGTCACTGCTTTCCGCAACATCACTGGTGTCGAGACCTCTCCCGTCACCgctctcaacctcctccagctcgcCCCTGGTGGTCACCTCGGCCGCTTCATCGTCTGGACCTCTGCTGCCTTCAAGGCCCTTGACGAGATCTACGGTTCCACCACTGAGGCCTCTGCCCACAAACGtgacttcctcctcccctCCAACGTTGTCTCTCAGGCCGATCTTACTCGTCTGATCAACAGCTCTGAAATCCAGAGCTCTCTCAACGCTCCCAAGGGCGATGCTGTCACCCGCCGATCTGCtgtccagaagaagaacccTCTTAAGAACAAGCAGGTTATGCTTCGCCTGAACCCTTATGCCTCCGTGTTTGCCCAGGAGgctcagaagaagcagaactAA
- a CDS encoding 50S ribosomal protein L4e: MKNAMGLHGDEQNNRLTTLQTGRAVARIPRVSGGGTHRAGQAAFGNMCRSGRMFAPTKIWRKWHIKVNQGQKRYAVVSALAASAAVPLLQARGHQVNSVPEVPLVVDSAVFEGAAIAKTAAAFGLLKAVGAGPDIEKVKGSKKLRAGKGKLRGRRHRQRRGPLVIYDPETDGKELVTAFRNITGVETSPVTALNLLQLAPGGHLGRFIVWTSAAFKALDEIYGSTTEASAHKRDFLLPSNVVSQADLTRLINSSEIQSSLNAPKGDAVTRRSAVQKKNPLKNKQVMLRLNPYASVFAQEAQKKQN; this comes from the exons ATGAAAAATGCTATGGGATTGCACGGCGATGAACAGAACAACAGGCTAACCACATTGCAAACAGGTCGTGCTGTCGCCCGTATTCCCCGTGTCTCTGGTGGTGGTACTCACCGTGCTGGTCAGGCTGCCTTCGGTAACATGTGTCGTTCCGGTCGCATGTTCGCCCCTACCAAGATCTGGCGCAAGTGgcacatcaaggtcaaccagGGCCAGAA GCGATACGCCGTCGTCTCTGCTCTCGCTGCCTCCGCTGCCGTTCCCCTGCTCCAGGCCCGTGGCCACCAGGTCAACTCCGTCCCCGAGGTTCCTCTGGTTGTCGACTCCGCCGTCTTCGAGGGtgctgccattgccaagACCGCTGCTGCTTTCGGTCTCCTGaaggctgttggtgctggtcccgatatcgagaaggtcaagggctccaagaagctccgTGCTGGTAAGGGCAAGCTCCGTGGCCGACGCCACCGCCAGCGACGTGGCCCTCTTGTCATCTACGACCCTGAGACCGATGGCAAGGAGCTCGTCACTGCTTTCCGCAACATCACTGGTGTCGAGACCTCTCCCGTCACCgctctcaacctcctccagctcgcCCCTGGTGGTCACCTCGGCCGCTTCATCGTCTGGACCTCTGCTGCCTTCAAGGCCCTTGACGAGATCTACGGTTCCACCACTGAGGCCTCTGCCCACAAACGtgacttcctcctcccctCCAACGTTGTCTCTCAGGCCGATCTTACTCGTCTGATCAACAGCTCTGAAATCCAGAGCTCTCTCAACGCTCCCAAGGGCGATGCTGTCACCCGCCGATCTGCtgtccagaagaagaacccTCTTAAGAACAAGCAGGTTATGCTTCGCCTGAACCCTTATGCCTCCGTGTTTGCCCAGGAGgctcagaagaagcagaactAA
- a CDS encoding elongation factor Tu, mitochondrial codes for MSTAFRSLAPFLRTARQGLRANPINPLQSAFSKQNTSGVLNLYRTYAVFERSKPHVNIGTIGHVDHGKTTLSAAITKRQADKGLANFLEYGAIDKAPEERKRGITISTAHIEYATENRHYSHVDCPGHADYIKNMITGAANMDGAIIVVAASDGQMPQTREHLLLARQVGVQRIVVFVNKVDAIDDPEMLELVEMEMRELLNTYGFEGDDTPVIMGSALMSLQNQRPEIGTEKIDELLAAVDEWIPTPERDLDKPFLMSVEDVFSIAGRGTVVSGRVERGVLKRDQEIELVGKGQEVIKTKVTDIETFKKSCEQSQAGDNSGLLIRGVRREDVRRGMVVCAPGTVKSHTQFLASLYVLSKEEGGRHTGFQEHYRPQLYLRTADESIDLTFPEGTEDASSKMVMPGDNTEMVVTMGHPNAIEVGQRFNIREGGRTVATGLCTRILK; via the exons ATGTCGACCGCTTTCCGATCCCTTGCGCCTTTCCTGCGCACCGCCCGACAAGGTCTACGGGCTAACCCCATCAACCCTCTTCAGTCCGCCTTTAGCAAGCAGAACACCTCAGGTGTCCTCAACCTTTACCGCACATATGCTGTTTTTGAGCGATCAAAGCCTCATGTGAACATCGGTACAATTGGTCACGTCGATCACGGCAAG ACCACTCTTTCTGCTGCCATCACAAAGCGGCAGGCTGACAAGGGCCTCGCCAACTTCCTCGAGTATGGTGCCATTGACAAGGCTCCTGAGGAGCGAAAGCGTGGTATTACCATCTCGACCGCACACATCGAGTACGCCACCGAGAACCGCCACTACTCCCACGTCGATTGCCCTGGTCACGCCGAttacatcaagaacatgatTACTGGTGCAGCCAACATGGACGGTGCTATCAtcgttgttgctgcttcCGATGGACAGATGCCCCAGACCCGTGAACACTTGCTCCTTGCTCGTCAGGTTGGTGTCCAGCGAATTGTCGTCTTTgtcaacaaggtcgatgccattgatgaccCCGAGATGCTTGAGCTcgtcgagatggagatgcgcgagcttctcaacacctACGGCTTCGAAGGCGACGACACTCCCGTCATCATGGGCTCTGCTCTCATGTCTCTCCAGAACCAGCGCCCTGAGATTGGTACCGAGAAgatcgatgagcttcttgctgcCGTTGACGAGTGGATCCCCACCCCCGAGCGTGACCTCGATAAGCCCTTCCTTATGTCCGTTGAGGATGTCTTCTCCATTGCTGGCCGCGGCACCGTCGTGTCTGGCCGTGTGGAGCGTGGTGTTCTGAAGCGTGATCAGGAGATCGAGCTTGTCGGAAAGGGCCAGGAGGttatcaagaccaaggttaCCGATatcgagaccttcaagaAGTCTTGTGAACAGTCCCAGGCTGGTGACAACTCTGGTCTCCTCATCCGAGGTGTTCGCCGTGAGGATGTCCGCCGTGGTATGGTCGTCTGCGCTCCTGGCACCGTAAAGTCTCACACCCAGTTTCTCGCTTCCCTCTACGTCCTCTCAAAGGAGGAGGGTGGCCGACACACCGGTTTCCAGGAGCACTACCGACCCCAGCTCTACCTTCGAACTGCAGATGAGTCCATTGACCTGACTTTCCCCGAGGGTACTGAGGATGCTTCTAGTAAGATGGTCATGCCTGGTGACAACACCGAGATGGTTGTCACCATGGGTCACCCCAATGCTATCGAGGTTGGTCAGCGATTTAACATCCGTGAGGGTGGCCGAACTGTCGCTACTGGTCTCTGCACTCGCATCCTCAAATAA
- a CDS encoding 40S ribosomal protein S29, producing the protein MSHESVWNSRPRNYGKGSRSCRVCKHKAGLIRKYDLNLCRQCFREKAKDIGFNKYR; encoded by the exons ATGTCTCACGAAAGCGTCTGGAACTCCCGCCCCCGAAACTACGGCAAGGGCTCTCGCAGCTG CCGCGTCTGCAAGCACAAGGCCGGTCTCATCCGAAAGTACGACCTCAACCTGTGCCGTCAGTGTTTCCgtgagaaggccaaggatatcGGCTTCAACAAG TACCGATAA
- a CDS encoding protein disulfide-isomerase A6: MVLIKSFVLSALAATVAAKSAVIELLPSNFDDIVLKSGKPTLVEFFAPWCGHCKTLAPVWEDLANTYEYAKDKVQIAKVDADAQRELGKRFGIQGFPTLKYFDGKSNKPQDYKSGRDLESLTNFIVEKTGVKPKKKLELPSEVTYLNDATFPKAIGGDKHVLVAFTAPWCGHCKSLAPTWEDLANTFVNEKNVLIAKVDAEAPNSKAVAEEQGVKSYPTIKWFPAGSKKAVAYESGRSEQAFVDWINEHAGTHRVTGGGLDTVAGTVESLDTLVAKITGGAAIADVAEEVKKEVENLTDSVQKTYAEYYVRVFDKLSSNNDWVSKELARLDGILTKGGLAPAKRDQIQQKTNVLRKFTQKVEEKVEEIKDEL, from the exons ATGGTTCTTATCAAGAGCTTCGTGCTGAGCGCCCTTGCTGCCACCGTCGCAGCCAAATCCGCCGTCATCGAATTACTTCCCTCCAATTTCGACGATATCGTTCTCAAGTCCGGCAAACCTACCCTCGTCGAGTTCTTTGCTCCGTGGTGTGGACACTGCAAGACGCTTGCTCCTGTCTGGGAGGATCTAGCCAATACCTACGAGTACGCAAAGGACAAGGTCCAAATTGCCAAAGTCGACGCGGACGCTCAGCGTGAGCTCGGTAAGCGATTTGGTATCCAGGGTTTCCCTACCCTTAAGTACTTCGATGGCAAGAGCAACAAGCCTCAGGATTACAAGTCTGGCCGCGACCTTGAGAGCCTGACCAATTTCATCGTTGAAAAGACTGGCGTGaaacccaagaagaagcttgagctgccCAGCGAGGTTACCTACCTCAACGATGCGACATTTCCCAAAGCTATTGGTGGCGACAAGCATGTTCTCGTCGCCTTTACCGCTCCGTGGTGTGGAC ACTGCAAGAGCCTTGCCCCTACCTGGGAAGACCTCGCCAACACATTCGTAAACGAGAAGAATGTCCTGATCGCCAAAGTTGATGCCGAAGCTCCCAACAGCAAGGCAGTGGCTGAGGAGCAAGGTGTTAAGTCCTACCCAACCATTAAGTGGTTCCCTGCTGGCAGCAAGAAGGCTGTAGCCTACGAAAGTGGACGCAGTGAGCAGGCCTTTGTTGATTGGATCAATGAGCATGCCGGAACCCATCGAGTCACCGGCGGTGGCCTTGATACCGTTGCTGGTACCGTTGAGTCTCTTGACACGCTCGTGGCCAAGATCACAGGCGGTGCTGCCATCGCTGACGTCGCcgaggaggtcaagaaggaggtcgaGAACCTCACCGATTCTGTTCAGAAAACCTACGCCGAGTACTACGTGCGCgtctttgacaagctgaGCTCGAACAATGACTGGGTGTCGAAGGAGCTCGCTCGTTTGGACGGCATCCTTACCAAGGGTGGACTGGCCCCCGCCAAGCGTGACCAGATTCAGCAGAAGACCAACGTTCTTCGCAAGTTCACccagaaggtcgaggagaaggTCGAAGAGATTAAGGATGAACTGTAA